AGGCCAGGAGGACTTGGGTCTGTTGGTTGGCACCCCTCTCCTAAGTACTTGTTCTGGGGACAGGTCCCATGTCTGAATCTAATTAGTGGTCGCATTCTCAATGTATTTTCgaaaatagaaaaagagaagaaaaagaggtaAAGTTTTGTGGCAGCATGTATACTTTAAGCTGAAGGTGATTTCATAATGACACCTTTAATTACTGTGCCTGAATGAATGATATGGCCCTCGACATGAATGAAACAAAAGTAAAACATGATGGGATAAGGCTTGCTGTCATCACTAGCTATTCGAATGATAGAATCTCTTGTTTTGGATGCAGTCTTCATTACATCAAAAAAGATTGGTCTTCATCTCCATAGGTCTAGTATGCCAGTGACATGGAGAAGGTAAAGGGTGATGAACTATTACACTCCATGTAGGCTTGACTTAGATATCAGGCTCTCAAGGAACGCATAACATTTAGTGCAACATTTACATCAAAAGAGATACTACTGCTACAGTCCACTAGGATTACAAAGATAAAAATGTAGGAGAAGGATCGGAATTACAGTGATAAACAATGTAAGAGGAGCATGAAGAGACAACATGATGCTCATTGTCATTTCTATAGAAACTAAGCTTTCAGGCCTTTTCATTTAGGCATTTGGTTTCTTTTCTTAACTGCTTCCCAGCATGTGGCTCCCTTTTGCACCTTTTGCTTATTAAATAGGGGATTCTCAAGTTGAGGGTTCAATATCATGCCACTGGCTGCAGCCATTGATATGTGACAATATAGATTAGACTACAAAGATAAAGATATATGAGCAAACCaagagagcgagcgagcgagagagagagagagagagagagagagagtttccaTATAtttgctggattttttttttaagaaggaTATATTTGATTGGAAGATCTATCCAAGATAGTTTACTAACATGGACAAAGGAACGAGGCAAAGCCCTCTTTTCTTCAGCTCTGTACATTCATTGGTCCCCTCAACAAAACCCAAATCATTTACAATATTACTTTTGATCTCCAAGCCATTCCCACAACCAACAGCTTCTTCCTACAAAATCCAAAGAGGGAAAACTTGGTCTTAATTCGAACCAACAGAAACAAATAACGACAACAACAAGAACATCAGctttgttcaaaaaaaaaaaaaaacaacaacaacagtaTGAACACCTTCTTTCTCActcaaaaggggaaaaaaaggtaTCAACACAAACAAATTATGTTACCTGAGGAATCCCCTTATTATGATCATCAGCTTTTTCCCTTGGTTGCACATCCGAGTGATTCAAATAACTAACCTACACCaacatgaaacaaaaataaCCATCTAAACTAAAAAATAGAAGACTCATGGTAATTTTAGAATCAGAAAGCATCGAAACAAAATTAGAACATAGGTTCTTCTAACCTTGGGACTATTAACCGGAGAGCTGGCAGTATCTTCCAAAGGATCATCATCCAAGGTACCACCGGCCTTCCTCTTCTTAAATCTGAGCTTCTTGCAGCTCTTCGTGGCCTCGGTGCCGGCCAAAGGCTTCCATGCAGCACATGAAGCAGCATCAGATATGACGGAAGACCCTCCCCCCATGCTAAAAGAGCAaccatcttcttccctcttctctgATGCCAGGAAGTCCTCAAAATACATGGTCCAACCACTTTCCTCAGAAGAGGGTGCCCCTTCCTTGGAGCTGAGAGACCTGTTCAAAGAAGAATGGATTGACTCCTCCATCATAAGGGTGAAGAGATGGTGGGCTTGCACATCAGGAAAGAGCCCTGAAGTAGTTATATACACACAGCCAAAGGAAAGAAAACAAAtgcagaaagagagagggagatagagatagagatagagggAAGTATTATATTGGTGTGGGGTAGAGGGCGTTGGGGGTGTTAAAAATGAAACAAAAGTCTTGGTAAGGGAACGTGCAAGAAGAGCAAAGGAAGATTGTGACCTCAACAACTTTAGACAAAGTTTCACACCAaaatttccttcttttttaCCATACTTTTATCTCCCCTTGTTGCTTTTTAATAAAGACTGCCAGCCATCTATGACTTTGGTCGTCTACGGCCGTTGTTGAACCGTTGTTACAGTTTAGAAGAGCAGGTATTGGTTGGCCCCACGACCAAATAGGGAAGGTTTTTTGGTTAGGCATTAATGGAGTGCAGAGAAAGTCTAGGGAACTATTGATAGGAACGTGATGCAAATTTTACTCAACAACATGCCTTCTGCTTTCAAGCTATCCTCAAGAATTTTATGTTTCATCCGGATTACATGGCCTTATAAGCACTTTATTACCAATTGGACAATAATTTTTTTACCCATATACTAAGTTGTATCAAGAAAACTTATATCCATCCTATCAGGGTCTGAGAGGTTCCAGCAACATGGCTAGACCTATTTAATAGATTGGTTGGATTTAGGTTCAAAGTTGTCGATTGGAAGCCAATTTGAGGCTAATGTAGATCTAGCAAATGTTTTGATGAACCTTAATACCATAATAGAATATTTGAAACAATCTAATGGCCATCGTATTGGGTACTATATATTGGTTCATTATCTGTACAATTTGTTTTATTAagctaaaaatttagaaaattctaGCATGTTGTTTGCCTATATTTTATCAAATAGAGATAAGCATGCAAACACCTATACGGTTTTTGTAAAGTGTAAACGGCATATATCATGACTGTAACTATTTATGAAAAAGGTTGCAGGCCAATCATGTATTCAGAGAGACAAATGGGACCGCGGATTGAGTGGCTTCGTACGTAACCAATCACTCCAGAAGCACCCTGTGGGTCCAAATGGAGAGCTACCTAGAGCGCTCTgtaatcttttattttctaattttactgAATGTATCCATACCAAAAATGTATAAATCATCCGtttcaacaaaaaaacaaaaaaacaaaaaaaaggctgCATGGGTAATTCATCAACTTACGAGCTAGAAATGCATCGTAACACTACTCCTAGCTTTACATTATATCGATTGCCAGGAttatccaaatctcaattatccAATATGGGCACTAAAACAGATTCGCAAGACTCTGTTAATAAAAGAGTAACAAAAATTAACTATGATTAATTTGCTGAGGAGAGTTTGAGCACGAATTTTTGATAATGTtggttttttttggtaaaataataatataatcttgattctcaagTGTTTAACTTGCATAATTACAGTTGGCGAAGGTCCCATCATTTCTTTCACAAAAGGAAGATTAAAATATATACATGTTGGTTAGTCATCGTTATCTAccatcaaaaatatataattttttttcccgtTGTGCTTAAATGAGCATTAGCTTTCAGTTGGAAAGGTCAACAACGGCCCTGGTGGTGACCGTACCCACATGGGTGTCGCTGATCTTCTGACGTGTGCGCAAGTCCACGTACATCCGTTGACATTATTCGTGCACTGGGCGATTTCACACCGTGAGTTATGGGTGCAACCCATTTGGATTGGTCTTGCTCACCATTTTATCCCGAAAATGACCCCACAGTGCCCATTTTTCGAAGTTTTCAACAAGTTGCTCCGCCCTTCATACATCCATGGCACAGTGGCCCTGGAAGCAAGAACATTCAATTCTGTGATCAAAAATTTTGATAAAGTCATTGTCTTTTGGTAATTAAATGTATTTTCTAAGACAATCTAGGGTTTGTGCACCCTCTACTTGATAACTGGTCTTGAGTTTGATCTTTAGATGGTGCATCTTATGTTGCACGCgtatctccctctttttttcgCTGAAATAATAGCTATTATTTTTTCATTTGAGCTTTGACTCGGTTTTAAATTATGAAAGTGCTATGGTTTGTTGCAATAAAACCATAAATAATAAGAATAAAATATTGTTGTTATTTAATTATGTCACTGTTCACCTAACGAATATATTTTTACACTAAAAGATATTAAAATTTGAGATACAGATAATGAAAACATCAAATTGTAAATATTAGAAAAAGGTACTTA
This portion of the Phoenix dactylifera cultivar Barhee BC4 chromosome 11, palm_55x_up_171113_PBpolish2nd_filt_p, whole genome shotgun sequence genome encodes:
- the LOC103722446 gene encoding vascular-related unknown protein 1-like, with translation MMEESIHSSLNRSLSSKEGAPSSEESGWTMYFEDFLASEKREEDGCSFSMGGGSSVISDAASCAAWKPLAGTEATKSCKKLRFKKRKAGGTLDDDPLEDTASSPVNSPKVSYLNHSDVQPREKADDHNKGIPQEEAVGCGNGLEIKSNIVNDLGFVEGTNECTELKKRGLCLVPLSIQWHDIEPST